A section of the Methanosarcina mazei S-6 genome encodes:
- a CDS encoding PAS domain S-box protein, with protein sequence MSSKLAKDQGNVPYQKLLDKNHALEAELQDLKMRLEEAEELRRAISEGDLDALIIPGPQEKLIFTLDSADRAYRVLVEAMNEGTATLASDGTILYCNRQFAELTKMSSGAVVGTSIYGFIAPEDAITFKALLKQKNSVGELKFRAQGGTSVPVYLSISSLQSEGSPSAWCLVVTDLTEQKKNEEIVAAERLARSIIEQAAEAIVVCDTTGRITYFSNTVSKVCKCDPAFKRFEDIIDIRFSEGKDAGKSILPVSSALKGDTILGLEAILEYKSCQKFNQKLHLLLNSGPLRNSNGRIIGCVVTLTDITERKKMERELQESEEKYRNIVETANEGIWILDPEARITYVNQRMAEMLGYNHEEIIGRSAWDFTGDEGKEAAKQSMEKGKQRIDRDHELKLISKNGTPLWTIVSAKALFDKDGNFMGSMKMLTNITERKEAEVKLKQTLNNLEKLVQERTIELEKAYGSLKESERGLAEAQKMAHIGNWDRSLITNEVHWSDEVYRIFGFKPKEFGVTYSTYLNCVHPDDQDRVIKAAKQALEGKLSSIDYRIVLNNGEERVVHEEFKVVFDEKSNPVQLRGTVQDITERKKAEETLEKMDKIRIKEIHHRIKNNLQVICSLLSLEAERFSDEKMLETLKESQNRVASMALIHEELYKGDKNDTLDFAAYLRKLTADLFSSYNLGNDNISLKMDLEQVYLDMDTAIPLGIIVNELFSNSLKHAFPAGSEGEVHISLRRAETFDKGNNVSDSDQHCNEIDNFRYILRVADNGKGISKEIEIENADSLGLQLVNILVDQIDGCVELSRNCGTEFTIWFGDKEP encoded by the coding sequence ATGAGTTCAAAATTGGCGAAAGACCAGGGAAACGTGCCATATCAGAAGCTGTTAGATAAAAATCATGCCCTGGAAGCAGAGTTACAGGATCTAAAAATGCGGCTGGAAGAGGCTGAAGAACTCAGGCGTGCCATCAGTGAGGGGGATCTGGATGCTCTGATTATACCTGGACCTCAAGAAAAATTGATTTTCACCCTGGATAGTGCCGACCGTGCATATCGTGTTCTTGTGGAGGCAATGAATGAGGGTACTGCCACCCTTGCCTCCGACGGTACTATTCTTTACTGCAATCGCCAATTTGCAGAACTCACAAAGATGTCATCCGGGGCTGTAGTAGGTACGTCTATTTATGGATTTATTGCGCCAGAAGATGCTATTACCTTTAAGGCACTCCTGAAACAGAAAAACAGTGTAGGGGAGTTGAAATTTAGGGCTCAGGGTGGTACGTCTGTACCAGTATACCTGTCTATCAGTTCATTGCAGTCCGAGGGATCACCAAGTGCATGGTGCCTTGTGGTTACAGACCTGACTGAGCAGAAGAAGAATGAAGAAATAGTTGCTGCTGAACGTCTGGCCCGGTCAATTATAGAACAGGCTGCCGAAGCCATAGTAGTCTGCGACACGACTGGAAGGATCACATATTTCAGCAACACAGTGTCCAAGGTCTGTAAATGCGATCCGGCGTTCAAGAGATTTGAAGATATCATAGATATCCGGTTCTCAGAAGGAAAAGATGCAGGAAAAAGTATTCTTCCGGTCTCCTCTGCTCTGAAAGGAGATACCATCCTTGGATTGGAAGCAATCTTAGAATATAAAAGTTGCCAGAAGTTCAACCAGAAGCTCCATTTACTATTAAATTCAGGACCTCTCAGAAACTCCAATGGCAGGATAATAGGCTGTGTAGTAACTCTCACGGATATCACTGAGCGCAAGAAAATGGAAAGGGAGCTTCAAGAGAGTGAGGAAAAATACCGAAATATCGTAGAGACAGCAAACGAAGGTATATGGATACTTGACCCTGAAGCCAGAATTACTTATGTTAATCAGAGAATGGCAGAGATGCTGGGATACAATCATGAAGAAATAATTGGAAGGTCTGCATGGGACTTTACCGGTGATGAAGGAAAAGAAGCTGCCAAGCAGAGTATGGAAAAAGGAAAGCAGCGTATTGATAGAGATCATGAATTAAAATTAATAAGCAAAAATGGTACGCCTCTATGGACAATTGTAAGTGCTAAAGCTCTTTTTGATAAAGATGGCAATTTTATGGGCTCTATGAAGATGCTTACAAACATTACCGAAAGAAAAGAAGCAGAAGTTAAACTAAAACAAACCCTCAACAATTTGGAAAAATTAGTTCAGGAACGCACGATAGAGCTTGAGAAGGCTTACGGCTCATTAAAAGAAAGCGAAAGAGGTCTTGCTGAGGCTCAAAAAATGGCACACATCGGAAACTGGGATCGGAGTCTTATAACTAATGAAGTTCACTGGTCTGATGAAGTTTATCGTATTTTTGGATTTAAGCCTAAGGAATTTGGAGTAACTTATAGCACATATTTAAATTGTGTACATCCTGACGACCAAGACCGAGTAATTAAGGCAGCTAAACAGGCTTTAGAGGGAAAACTCTCCAGTATTGATTACAGGATTGTCCTGAACAATGGGGAGGAGCGTGTAGTCCATGAGGAATTCAAAGTTGTCTTTGATGAGAAAAGTAATCCTGTCCAACTCAGAGGAACAGTTCAGGATATTACGGAGCGTAAAAAAGCTGAAGAAACCCTGGAAAAAATGGACAAAATCCGCATAAAAGAAATCCACCACAGAATCAAAAATAACCTGCAGGTTATATGTTCTCTTCTCAGTCTTGAAGCTGAAAGATTCAGTGACGAAAAGATGCTTGAAACTTTGAAAGAGAGCCAGAACCGTGTAGCTTCAATGGCTCTGATACACGAAGAGCTCTACAAAGGAGATAAAAACGACACCCTTGACTTTGCAGCTTATCTCCGCAAACTCACTGCTGATCTATTCAGCTCATATAATCTAGGAAATGACAATATCAGCTTGAAAATGGATCTTGAGCAGGTATATCTGGATATGGATACAGCAATCCCTCTTGGTATCATTGTAAATGAACTGTTTTCAAACTCCCTGAAGCATGCTTTCCCTGCTGGAAGCGAAGGCGAAGTCCATATAAGCCTGAGAAGAGCTGAGACTTTTGACAAAGGAAACAATGTATCAGACTCGGACCAGCACTGCAACGAAATAGATAATTTCCGATACATACTCAGAGTGGCTGACAATGGAAAGGGCATATCAAAAGAAATAGAGATCGAAAATGCTGATTCTCTAGGGCTCCAGCTTGTAAATATCCTTGTTGACCAAATAGACGGCTGTGTAGAGCTCAGTAGAAATTGCGGGACAGAATTTACAATCTGGTTTGGGGATAAAGAGCCGTAA
- a CDS encoding circadian clock KaiB family protein — protein MSDTEEARKSDVKDSTAAFEEALAKGEDNNIYVLRLYVAGMGPKSIQAINNIKHIFEEYAPGKYELEVIDIYQHPVFARDEQIVAAPTLIKELPPPLRKLIGSMSDTERVLMGMDLKSKKDKEC, from the coding sequence ATGTCTGATACCGAAGAGGCCAGAAAGTCAGATGTTAAGGACTCAACAGCAGCCTTTGAAGAAGCCCTTGCCAAAGGAGAAGATAACAACATATATGTTCTGCGCCTCTATGTCGCAGGGATGGGGCCCAAATCAATACAGGCGATAAACAATATCAAGCATATATTTGAAGAGTATGCGCCCGGCAAGTATGAGCTTGAGGTCATTGATATCTATCAGCATCCTGTCTTTGCCAGAGATGAGCAGATAGTGGCAGCTCCTACTCTTATAAAAGAGCTCCCTCCACCATTAAGAAAGCTCATAGGCAGCATGTCAGATACCGAAAGGGTCCTTATGGGGATGGACCTGAAATCAAAAAAAGATAAAGAATGCTAA
- the kaiB gene encoding circadian clock protein KaiB: MGNAAQSENGPELLESDTTSEQEFYILRLYVAGQTKKSLTAFANLKKICEEHLGGRYRIEVIDLLENPQLAKGDQILAVPTLVRRLPPPIKKIIGDLSNTERVLVGLDLRPVE; the protein is encoded by the coding sequence ATGGGAAATGCGGCACAAAGCGAAAACGGGCCCGAGCTTCTCGAGTCTGATACGACGTCTGAGCAGGAATTTTATATCCTGAGGCTATACGTAGCTGGTCAGACTAAAAAGAGTTTGACAGCCTTCGCCAACTTAAAGAAAATCTGCGAAGAACATCTGGGCGGCAGGTACAGGATTGAAGTCATCGATCTTCTGGAGAACCCGCAGCTGGCTAAAGGAGATCAAATATTAGCTGTTCCAACACTGGTTAGAAGACTCCCTCCACCAATAAAGAAAATTATAGGAGATCTCTCGAATACGGAGCGAGTCCTGGTAGGCCTGGATTTGCGTCCTGTGGAGTGA
- the kaiC gene encoding circadian clock protein KaiC, translated as MTLVVDYVRIDKSEIEETGEYDLEGLFIRLGLAIDSIGAKRVALDTLEVLFSGFQNEAILRSELRRLFRWLKDRGVTAIVTGERGETSLTRYGLEEYVADCVIFLDNRMEEQIATRRLRIIKYRGSKHGTNEYPFMIEEDGMSVLPITSLGLEHEASRERISTGIPRLDTMLGGQGYYRGTTILISGTAGSGKTSFAAQFCKAACEREESCLYFAYEESPDQIIRNMRSIGIDLQPYLDSGLLKIHASRPMAYGLEMHLITMRKFLDTFKPNVVVIDPISNLTNVGTQTDVRLMLTRFIDYLKLRNITAVCTSLVEHESTAGINAEGISSLMDTWVNLRFFENSNERNRGISVIKSRGMGHSNQIREYLLTDHGIEIQDVYLGPSGDLLMGSSKAVQEAEELAEAVAQRQNADRKKRELETRLKSLDTQIASLNSEYETLKEELDRLVSDQQLRNEALATGRSELVRIRKADKP; from the coding sequence GATTATGTTCGTATTGATAAGAGCGAAATAGAAGAAACAGGCGAGTATGACCTGGAAGGACTGTTCATAAGGCTCGGGCTGGCTATAGATTCCATAGGTGCCAAACGTGTTGCACTGGATACACTTGAGGTTCTGTTCTCAGGTTTCCAGAACGAAGCGATACTGCGCTCTGAACTCCGCAGGCTCTTCCGGTGGCTAAAGGACAGGGGTGTAACAGCTATAGTCACCGGGGAAAGAGGAGAAACATCTCTTACAAGATACGGACTGGAAGAGTATGTCGCAGACTGTGTAATTTTCCTGGATAACAGAATGGAGGAACAGATTGCAACCAGGCGCCTGCGCATTATTAAGTATAGAGGCTCAAAGCACGGCACCAATGAGTATCCCTTCATGATAGAGGAAGACGGAATGTCGGTACTGCCTATCACTTCATTGGGCCTGGAACATGAGGCATCTAGAGAAAGAATATCTACGGGCATACCGCGCCTGGATACGATGCTTGGAGGGCAGGGTTACTACCGCGGTACCACCATACTTATCTCAGGAACAGCTGGTTCAGGAAAAACCAGTTTTGCAGCCCAGTTCTGTAAAGCTGCATGTGAAAGGGAGGAAAGCTGCCTGTACTTCGCATATGAAGAGTCTCCAGACCAGATAATCAGGAACATGAGGTCCATAGGTATAGACCTCCAACCTTATTTAGACTCTGGACTTCTGAAGATCCATGCATCCAGACCTATGGCGTACGGGCTGGAAATGCATCTGATTACAATGCGCAAATTCCTTGACACCTTCAAACCGAATGTTGTAGTCATAGACCCCATTTCTAACCTGACCAATGTGGGCACTCAGACCGATGTAAGGCTCATGCTCACCAGGTTTATCGATTACTTAAAGCTCAGGAATATTACTGCTGTGTGCACAAGCCTGGTAGAACACGAAAGTACTGCTGGCATTAATGCTGAGGGCATATCTTCCCTTATGGATACCTGGGTCAACCTTCGCTTCTTCGAGAACAGCAATGAGCGCAATCGTGGAATATCTGTTATTAAGTCGAGAGGCATGGGACATTCAAACCAGATAAGGGAGTATCTGCTGACTGATCATGGTATAGAGATTCAGGATGTGTATCTGGGCCCATCCGGTGATCTGCTTATGGGTTCTTCTAAAGCAGTCCAGGAAGCTGAAGAACTGGCAGAGGCAGTGGCTCAAAGACAGAATGCTGATAGAAAAAAGAGAGAACTTGAGACCAGGCTCAAATCTCTGGATACCCAGATTGCCAGCTTGAATTCTGAATATGAGACGCTGAAAGAGGAGCTTGACAGGCTTGTCTCCGACCAGCAACTGAGGAACGAAGCGCTTGCAACTGGCAGAAGTGAGCTGGTTCGAATAAGGAAAGCCGATAAGCCCTGA